The following are encoded together in the Gemmatimonadales bacterium genome:
- a CDS encoding DUF4384 domain-containing protein has translation MSSRVWISASFALTGLLLAGTPARAAERARRDPPGVRIWTDHGEVYRRGERVQVSFRTEHDAYVTVLRVDTDGRVRVLFPRDPGDPNLARGGETYTVPGLDDRYAFAVDDAPGVGYVFAVASNDPFVYDAFEADDQWSFQEIANLSDGRVHGDPYASLQSLVQQIMPPGYADYDTHLLPYDVEQHYDYPRFLCYDCHAYTPYAYWDPYDVWCPRFSLAVYFNPFYYYPSYWYPTRYYRGVNVVYVRPGFVGRQFVFRNRAAGASPYVVYRDRRNGWGDSPGDRGVRGVDIGGVGSVPSPGGRRTVGGTADQVPGGRRTVGGGGDQVSAGRRVVTKEPPGAAGSFAPRQPLAAPDAGRRSAQAIPEPDTHPRVIGPSPVPRVDVAPTQPRQRGVYIDAGGSPAAAAGRPEARDNPRYIPQEAPRSESRGTPGYGVPEAPRGASSGAPREAPRAAPASAPRAAPRGGGSMEPAARAAPRAAPAPRSAPALVRRRG, from the coding sequence ATGTCGAGCCGGGTATGGATCAGCGCGTCGTTCGCGCTCACAGGACTGCTGCTGGCGGGAACGCCCGCCCGCGCCGCCGAGCGCGCGCGGCGGGATCCGCCGGGCGTGCGGATCTGGACCGACCACGGCGAGGTGTACCGGCGCGGTGAGCGGGTGCAGGTGTCCTTCCGCACCGAGCACGACGCCTACGTGACGGTGCTGCGCGTGGACACGGACGGTCGCGTGCGCGTGCTCTTCCCGCGCGATCCCGGCGACCCCAACCTCGCCCGCGGCGGAGAGACGTACACGGTGCCCGGCCTGGACGACCGGTACGCCTTCGCGGTGGACGACGCCCCGGGCGTCGGCTACGTGTTCGCGGTGGCGAGCAACGATCCGTTCGTGTACGACGCGTTCGAGGCCGACGACCAGTGGAGCTTCCAGGAGATCGCCAACCTGAGCGACGGCCGGGTGCACGGCGACCCCTACGCCTCGCTCCAGAGCCTGGTGCAACAGATCATGCCTCCGGGGTACGCGGACTACGACACGCACCTGCTGCCCTACGACGTGGAGCAGCACTACGACTATCCGCGGTTCCTGTGTTACGACTGCCACGCCTACACTCCCTACGCGTACTGGGATCCGTACGACGTGTGGTGCCCGCGGTTTTCGCTCGCGGTGTACTTCAATCCCTTCTACTACTACCCGAGCTACTGGTATCCGACCCGTTACTACCGCGGCGTGAACGTCGTGTACGTGCGCCCGGGCTTCGTGGGCCGGCAGTTCGTCTTCCGCAATCGCGCCGCCGGCGCATCCCCGTACGTCGTCTACCGCGACCGGCGCAACGGCTGGGGCGATTCGCCGGGTGACCGGGGCGTGCGCGGGGTGGACATCGGCGGCGTGGGCAGCGTGCCCTCGCCGGGGGGCCGGCGGACCGTCGGCGGGACGGCGGACCAGGTCCCGGGCGGACGGCGGACGGTGGGTGGCGGAGGCGATCAGGTCTCGGCAGGGCGTCGGGTCGTGACCAAGGAGCCGCCGGGGGCGGCGGGCTCGTTCGCGCCGCGGCAGCCGCTCGCCGCGCCGGACGCGGGCCGGAGATCCGCGCAGGCCATACCGGAGCCCGACACGCATCCGCGCGTGATCGGCCCGTCGCCGGTGCCCCGCGTCGACGTCGCCCCGACCCAGCCCCGGCAGCGCGGCGTGTACATCGACGCCGGAGGTTCTCCGGCAGCCGCGGCCGGGCGCCCGGAAGCGCGCGACAACCCGCGCTACATCCCGCAGGAGGCGCCGCGCTCCGAGTCGCGGGGGACCCCGGGATACGGAGTGCCCGAAGCGCCGCGAGGCGCGTCGTCCGGCGCCCCGCGAGAAGCGCCCCGCGCCGCGCCGGCGTCCGCGCCGCGCGCAGCGCCTCGAGGTGGCGGCTCCATGGAGCCGGCCGCGCGGGCGGCGCCACGCGCCGCTCCGGCACCCAGGTCGGCGCCCGCCCTGGTGCGACGGCGTGGGTGA
- a CDS encoding DUF58 domain-containing protein — translation MASATGLTRERLDLLDPHEVSALGGIELVAEGVVEGFLAGLHRSPYRGFSVEFAEHRPYQPGDELRYLDWKVVGRRDRLYVKQYEEETNLRATLVLDVSRSMAWTGDPERRLRKFDYATRLTAALALVLLRQRDATGLIGFDSEVRCAIAPRARPGQWHLLVRALADLAPGGGTAAEAALARVTGLLKRRGLVVLVSDLLVDRDLVLLALRYLRHRGHQVLVFHLMDPGEMELDAAARARFVDPETREGVIASPRDLRRAYRATVQGVVAAWRRALRSGGIAYHHVSTDTPFGYALRRAAERRARLG, via the coding sequence GTGGCCTCCGCAACCGGTCTGACGCGCGAGCGCCTCGACCTGCTGGATCCGCACGAGGTGAGCGCTCTCGGCGGCATCGAGCTCGTGGCGGAGGGGGTCGTGGAGGGCTTTCTCGCCGGGCTGCACCGCTCGCCGTACCGCGGCTTCTCGGTCGAGTTCGCCGAGCATCGGCCCTACCAGCCCGGCGACGAGCTGCGCTACCTGGACTGGAAGGTCGTGGGGCGGCGCGACCGGCTGTACGTGAAGCAGTACGAGGAGGAGACGAACCTCCGCGCCACGCTGGTGCTCGACGTCTCGCGCTCGATGGCGTGGACGGGGGACCCCGAGCGCCGGCTCCGCAAGTTCGACTACGCCACCCGGCTGACGGCGGCGCTGGCGCTCGTGCTGCTCCGGCAGCGGGACGCGACCGGGCTGATCGGGTTCGACAGCGAGGTGCGCTGTGCGATCGCGCCGCGCGCGCGGCCGGGACAGTGGCACCTGCTGGTGCGCGCGCTCGCGGACCTCGCCCCCGGCGGCGGGACTGCCGCCGAGGCGGCGCTGGCGCGCGTGACGGGCCTGCTCAAGCGCCGCGGCCTCGTGGTGCTCGTCTCCGACCTGCTGGTGGACCGTGACCTGGTGCTGCTGGCGCTGCGCTACCTGCGGCATCGCGGCCACCAGGTACTGGTCTTCCACCTGATGGACCCCGGCGAGATGGAGCTGGACGCGGCGGCCCGGGCGCGGTTCGTGGATCCGGAGACGCGCGAGGGCGTGATCGCGTCGCCGCGCGACCTCAGGCGCGCGTACCGCGCCACCGTCCAGGGCGTGGTGGCGGCGTGGCGCCGGGCGCTCCGTAGCGGCGGCATCGCCTACCATCACGTGTCCACGGACACGCCGTTCGGCTACGCGCTTCGCCGCGCGGCCGAGAGGAGGGCCCGGCTGGGCTGA
- a CDS encoding BatA domain-containing protein: MVFLQPLALVLLGFGLVPPLLHLFSRHRPPDVVFPAVRYLRETEREAQRTIRLQHLFLLLLRVAAVALVALAAGRPVVPARFGAGHEPTALVVILDHSLSSAAVSGGVRAFDDLEARATETLRAAQPSDALWLIGADGVARRGSREELLQAAAASRPEPVRLDLSAAVATAARLARASGYAHGEIHLLSDAQRTAFGASDSAAAGLPLLVYEPAADPPANRAVVSARASPATWLAGAGTVAAAIGGAPAPPAGRVAVTVTLRGREEARALVAPRDVALLPVTAPAAGWDAGAVSLEPDELRADDSRPFAVRIVAPAAASLDTAEAGPFVAAAVAALVRAGQVRPGSAGAVRLGAAPGAAAVVVPPRDPVQLGQVNRALAAAGVPWRFGPRVEREDTLAAPLVPEIRGARVTRRYRLEGSAGAEPGGVLARAGGDPWLVRAGRIVLVGSRLVPEETSLPLTGGFVPFVGDLVNRFTRGEEGILEAAPGAPVVLPDAVTGLVAESGAVRGLGAERTVAAPRAPGVYFLLAGADTVGALVVAPDPRESDLRRATGGELADLFPGARISVATSARAYAAVRFRGAGRSELTGWLLAAALLVLGLEAVVASGALERGP; this comes from the coding sequence ATGGTCTTCCTCCAGCCGCTCGCGCTCGTGTTGCTCGGCTTCGGCCTCGTGCCGCCGCTGCTCCACCTGTTCTCGCGCCACCGGCCGCCGGACGTGGTGTTTCCCGCCGTGCGCTACCTGCGCGAGACCGAACGGGAGGCGCAGCGCACCATCCGCCTGCAGCACCTGTTCCTGCTGCTGCTGCGCGTGGCGGCGGTGGCGCTGGTGGCGCTCGCCGCCGGCCGGCCCGTGGTGCCGGCGCGCTTCGGCGCCGGCCACGAGCCGACGGCGCTGGTCGTGATCCTCGATCACTCGCTGTCGTCGGCCGCCGTCTCGGGGGGCGTGCGGGCCTTCGACGATCTCGAGGCCCGCGCGACGGAGACGCTGCGCGCCGCGCAGCCGTCGGACGCGCTGTGGCTGATCGGTGCCGACGGCGTCGCGCGGCGCGGCTCGCGGGAGGAGCTGCTCCAGGCGGCCGCGGCGTCGCGGCCGGAGCCGGTGCGTCTCGACCTCTCGGCCGCCGTCGCGACGGCGGCGCGCCTGGCGCGCGCCTCGGGGTACGCGCACGGCGAGATCCATCTCCTGTCGGATGCGCAGCGGACCGCCTTCGGGGCGTCGGACAGTGCGGCCGCCGGACTCCCGCTGCTGGTGTACGAGCCCGCGGCGGACCCGCCCGCCAACCGGGCGGTCGTCTCCGCCCGGGCGAGCCCCGCGACCTGGCTGGCGGGTGCCGGCACCGTGGCCGCGGCGATCGGGGGTGCCCCGGCTCCGCCCGCAGGCCGGGTGGCGGTGACCGTGACGCTGCGCGGGCGCGAGGAGGCCCGCGCGCTGGTGGCCCCGCGCGACGTCGCGCTGCTGCCGGTGACGGCCCCGGCCGCGGGCTGGGACGCCGGGGCGGTCTCGCTCGAGCCGGACGAGCTGCGCGCCGACGACAGCCGCCCGTTCGCCGTCCGCATCGTGGCGCCGGCCGCCGCGTCGCTCGACACGGCCGAGGCCGGCCCGTTCGTCGCGGCGGCCGTCGCCGCCCTGGTGCGCGCGGGCCAGGTGCGCCCGGGCTCCGCGGGCGCGGTGCGGCTGGGTGCCGCGCCGGGTGCGGCCGCGGTCGTGGTGCCTCCGCGCGATCCGGTGCAGCTCGGCCAGGTCAATCGCGCGCTCGCCGCCGCGGGCGTGCCGTGGCGCTTCGGGCCGCGCGTCGAGCGCGAGGACACGCTCGCGGCGCCGCTCGTGCCGGAGATCCGCGGGGCCCGCGTGACCCGGCGCTACCGGCTGGAGGGGTCCGCCGGCGCCGAGCCGGGCGGAGTGCTCGCCCGGGCGGGCGGCGACCCGTGGCTGGTGCGCGCGGGCCGCATCGTGCTGGTCGGGAGCCGGCTCGTGCCGGAGGAGACGTCGCTGCCCCTGACCGGCGGATTCGTGCCGTTCGTGGGCGATCTGGTGAACCGCTTCACCCGCGGCGAGGAGGGCATCCTCGAGGCCGCGCCCGGTGCCCCGGTCGTGCTGCCGGACGCGGTCACGGGCCTCGTGGCCGAGAGCGGCGCGGTGCGCGGGCTCGGGGCCGAGCGCACGGTCGCCGCGCCGCGGGCCCCGGGGGTGTACTTCCTCCTGGCCGGCGCGGACACGGTCGGTGCGCTGGTGGTGGCGCCGGATCCGCGCGAGTCGGACCTGCGCCGCGCCACCGGCGGCGAGCTGGCCGACCTGTTTCCGGGCGCGCGAATCAGCGTGGCGACCAGCGCGCGCGCGTACGCCGCGGTGCGGTTCCGCGGTGCGGGTCGCAGCGAGCTGACGGGCTGGCTGCTGGCCGCCGCGCTCCTGGTGCTCGGGCTCGAGGCCGTGGTGGCTTCGGGTGCGCTGGAGCGGGGCCCGTAG
- the mfd gene encoding transcription-repair coupling factor gives MPLPRLVAQFGALAEVQTLLAALRQRRDSRALAALPGSSDALLVAAHALDRPDLLTVVVAAAPTDAERWLADLTVLLTDEAVALYPQREGLGENEPHYEIAGERVETLERLNRGAARVIVTTARATGERTLIPAALEAARLDLAVGVSFRDAVGRLERMGYGRVPMVTEVAQFSVRGGIVDVYGFGMAQPARAEFWDDACVALRTFDLSTQRSTGPAERVTVLPVDPRATLGGEGESVRRGLFELLPPGTLVVEDGEARLAEEVRRAWAEAEHHAAIARRLGEVVPPREAMLVEPGAWDAARGAFPRLALRAAGGAPLPVGPPPEVGRDLARLRPAAGVEALVLCDNQGQLERLEELLGEGGGFPERLHLAVGALDGGFALPGLVVFTDHQIFRRARRIRRPRRYRQASPVGAVAALKPGDAVVHLEHGIGIYRGMQTIAVADGTLDVAAVEYEGGDLLHVPLHRIDQLERFRGVDDAGGDAKPPKLDRLGGKRWARVRRQAEEAVHRMAAELLDLYARRRLASGYAFPPDGKWQRELESSFLYEDTPDQRRATEEVKGDMEAPRPMDRLVVGDVGYGKTEIAVRAAFKAVTAGKQVAVLAPTTILAEQHGRTFSERLADYPVRLVTLSRFRTPKEQRAALADLAAGTLDVVIGTHRLLSPDVQFHDLGLIVVDEEHRFGVEHKERLKRLRLAVDVLTLTATPIPRTLQLSLAGLRDLTLIETPPRDRSPVLTFVEPWDDELLEEAIARELDRGGQVYFVHNRIETIETVAERLRRVVPRATVAIAHGEMRSRDLDEVMRRFVAGEVGVLCSTMIVESGLDVPNANTMIVHQAHQLGLAQLYQLRGRVGRSHRRAYCYLLVPDDVDQAAEARLETLVHYTELGAGYRIALKDLELRGAGNILGAEQSGFAMSVGVDVYLRMLEDTVRSLKGEARGVVAAPPEVLLDRAALLPDPYVPDDAAKLDLYRRLARSQSSGEIEQLREEMVDRFGRPPAEAEALVALTHLRVIGARLGLETVLVRGDEARLVFRTGAVPRLANLTAAMDEVQFDAEVRRAAPLVMKLRRLGGMPLVAGLVRALSRAVDETLP, from the coding sequence ATGCCGCTGCCGCGACTCGTCGCCCAGTTCGGCGCCCTGGCCGAGGTGCAGACGCTGCTCGCCGCGCTGCGCCAGCGGCGGGATTCCCGTGCGCTGGCCGCGCTGCCCGGCTCCTCCGATGCGCTGCTGGTGGCGGCGCACGCGCTGGACCGGCCGGACCTGTTGACCGTCGTGGTCGCGGCCGCGCCCACCGACGCGGAGCGGTGGCTGGCCGACCTGACGGTGCTCCTCACCGACGAGGCGGTCGCGCTGTACCCGCAGCGCGAGGGCCTCGGCGAGAACGAGCCGCACTACGAGATCGCGGGCGAGCGCGTGGAGACGCTGGAGCGGCTGAACCGGGGCGCGGCACGGGTGATCGTGACGACGGCCCGCGCGACGGGCGAGCGGACGCTCATTCCCGCGGCGCTCGAGGCCGCCCGCCTGGACCTCGCGGTCGGCGTCTCGTTCCGGGACGCCGTCGGGCGGCTCGAGCGCATGGGCTACGGCCGGGTGCCGATGGTCACCGAGGTGGCCCAGTTCTCGGTGCGCGGCGGCATCGTGGACGTCTACGGCTTCGGCATGGCGCAGCCGGCGCGGGCGGAGTTCTGGGACGACGCGTGCGTCGCGCTGCGCACGTTCGACCTCTCGACCCAGCGGTCCACCGGGCCGGCCGAGCGGGTGACGGTGCTGCCGGTGGACCCGCGGGCCACGCTGGGTGGCGAGGGGGAGTCGGTGCGGCGCGGGCTGTTCGAGCTGCTGCCGCCGGGCACGCTGGTCGTGGAGGACGGCGAGGCACGGCTCGCCGAGGAGGTGCGCCGGGCCTGGGCCGAGGCCGAGCATCACGCGGCCATCGCCCGGCGGCTCGGCGAGGTGGTGCCGCCGCGCGAGGCGATGCTGGTCGAGCCCGGGGCGTGGGACGCGGCGCGCGGCGCCTTTCCGCGCCTGGCGCTCCGGGCGGCCGGCGGGGCGCCGCTGCCGGTCGGGCCGCCCCCCGAGGTGGGGCGCGACCTCGCGCGGCTGCGGCCGGCAGCGGGCGTCGAGGCGCTGGTGCTGTGCGACAACCAGGGCCAGCTCGAGCGGCTCGAGGAGCTGCTGGGCGAGGGCGGCGGCTTCCCCGAGCGGCTGCACCTCGCGGTGGGCGCGCTCGACGGCGGCTTCGCGCTGCCGGGGCTCGTGGTCTTCACCGATCACCAGATCTTCCGGCGGGCGCGGCGGATCCGGCGCCCGCGGCGCTACCGCCAGGCCTCGCCGGTGGGCGCGGTCGCGGCCCTGAAGCCGGGCGACGCCGTGGTGCACCTCGAGCACGGCATCGGGATCTACCGCGGGATGCAGACCATCGCGGTCGCGGACGGCACGCTGGACGTGGCGGCGGTCGAGTACGAAGGCGGCGACCTGCTGCACGTGCCCCTGCACCGGATCGACCAGCTGGAGCGGTTCCGCGGCGTGGACGATGCGGGCGGCGACGCGAAGCCGCCCAAGCTCGACCGCCTGGGCGGCAAGCGCTGGGCGCGGGTGCGGCGCCAGGCGGAGGAGGCGGTCCACCGGATGGCGGCGGAGCTGCTCGACCTGTACGCGCGCCGCCGCCTGGCGTCCGGGTACGCGTTCCCGCCCGACGGCAAGTGGCAGCGCGAGCTGGAGTCGTCGTTCCTCTACGAGGACACGCCCGACCAGCGGCGCGCGACCGAGGAGGTGAAGGGGGACATGGAGGCGCCGCGGCCGATGGACCGCCTCGTCGTGGGCGACGTCGGCTACGGCAAGACCGAGATCGCCGTGCGCGCGGCGTTCAAGGCCGTCACGGCCGGCAAGCAGGTCGCCGTCCTGGCGCCCACCACGATTCTGGCGGAGCAGCACGGCCGCACCTTCAGCGAGCGGCTGGCCGACTACCCGGTCCGGCTGGTCACGCTGTCCCGGTTCCGCACCCCGAAGGAGCAGCGCGCGGCGCTCGCCGACCTGGCCGCCGGCACGCTGGACGTGGTGATCGGGACCCACCGGCTGCTGTCGCCCGACGTGCAGTTCCACGATCTGGGGCTGATCGTCGTGGACGAGGAGCATCGGTTCGGCGTGGAGCACAAGGAGCGGCTCAAGCGGCTGCGGCTCGCGGTGGACGTGCTGACGCTGACGGCGACGCCCATTCCGCGGACGCTGCAGCTCTCGCTGGCCGGGCTGCGGGACCTCACGCTGATCGAGACCCCGCCGCGGGACCGCTCGCCGGTGCTGACCTTCGTGGAGCCGTGGGACGACGAGCTGCTCGAGGAGGCGATCGCGCGCGAGCTGGATCGCGGCGGGCAGGTGTACTTCGTGCACAACCGGATCGAGACGATCGAGACGGTGGCGGAGCGGCTGCGCCGGGTGGTGCCGCGGGCGACGGTGGCGATCGCGCACGGCGAGATGCGCTCGCGCGACCTGGACGAGGTGATGCGCCGGTTCGTCGCGGGCGAGGTGGGCGTGCTGTGCTCCACGATGATCGTCGAGTCCGGGCTCGACGTGCCCAACGCCAACACCATGATCGTGCACCAGGCCCACCAGCTCGGCCTGGCGCAGCTCTACCAGCTCCGCGGCCGGGTGGGCCGCAGCCACCGGCGCGCCTACTGCTACCTGCTGGTGCCCGACGACGTGGATCAGGCCGCGGAGGCGCGGCTGGAGACGCTGGTGCACTACACCGAGCTGGGGGCCGGCTACCGGATCGCGCTCAAGGACCTCGAGCTCCGGGGAGCGGGCAACATCCTCGGCGCGGAGCAATCGGGATTCGCGATGTCGGTGGGCGTGGACGTCTACCTGCGGATGCTCGAAGACACGGTGCGGAGCCTGAAGGGCGAGGCCCGGGGCGTGGTGGCGGCGCCGCCCGAGGTGCTGCTGGACCGCGCGGCGCTGCTGCCGGATCCGTACGTGCCCGACGACGCGGCGAAGCTCGACCTGTACCGGCGGCTGGCGCGCAGTCAGTCCAGTGGCGAGATTGAACAGTTGCGGGAGGAGATGGTGGACCGGTTCGGCCGGCCTCCCGCCGAGGCCGAGGCGCTCGTCGCGCTCACCCACCTGCGGGTGATCGGCGCGCGTCTCGGCCTCGAAACGGTTCTGGTGCGGGGCGACGAGGCGCGCCTGGTGTTCCGGACGGGCGCGGTGCCGCGGCTGGCGAATCTCACGGCCGCCATGGACGAGGTGCAGTTCGACGCGGAGGTGCGCCGGGCGGCCCCGCTGGTGATGAAGCTCCGCCGGCTCGGCGGGATGCCGCTGGTGGCGGGACTGGTGCGCGCGCTGTCGCGCGCCGTGGATGAGACACTTCCATAG
- a CDS encoding peptidylprolyl isomerase yields MVRRLAVVSLFALAGCSGLRDALSAHQDVVARAAGQELTVTQLAELVAPVKQIPLRREVMERLADDWVDYQLLARAVARGDSLLDSATVIAVNWPAVMQRVADRYHDAVIGSRAELTPQQVDSAYNAGDLRWLDHILVRVSPDTSADLKAAKLRQLQGYLTQLRHGADFARLASQKSDDPGSAKAGGSLGLVARGTMIKAFEDAAWGLKPGQLSDPVQTPWGYHIIWRPTLAQVRDSFATGVKGTLVQRFDSIYADSVNRAAEIKIKGSAPAAARAAAQNVRAYQGSGRVLATYRGGSLTLGEFVRWLEAFPPQTRAAVAQAADSSLNQFLQTVVRNEILINAAKVRGINLTAADRDTIRTFYHADLDTMEARLGVAPESLAADTAARRSRTEAAAHRAERYFADLVSAPTAHPFFELPAFLSDVLRARSSWDVSPAGVDRALEKATALRGPVTPRGQVPGVPPMTPAPSGPPVGVQPAPGAPSPAKKGAR; encoded by the coding sequence ATGGTTCGCCGCCTTGCGGTGGTATCGCTGTTCGCGCTGGCCGGCTGCTCGGGACTGCGCGACGCGCTGTCGGCCCACCAGGACGTGGTGGCCCGCGCGGCCGGACAGGAGCTGACGGTCACGCAGCTGGCCGAGCTCGTGGCTCCGGTCAAGCAGATCCCGCTGCGGCGGGAGGTGATGGAGCGCCTGGCCGACGACTGGGTGGACTACCAGCTCCTCGCCCGCGCCGTGGCGCGGGGCGACAGCCTCCTCGACAGCGCGACCGTGATCGCGGTGAACTGGCCCGCGGTGATGCAGCGCGTCGCCGACCGCTACCACGACGCGGTGATCGGCAGCCGCGCCGAGCTGACCCCGCAGCAGGTGGACAGCGCCTACAACGCCGGCGACCTGCGCTGGCTCGACCACATCCTGGTCCGCGTGTCGCCCGACACGTCGGCGGATCTCAAGGCGGCGAAGCTGCGCCAGCTGCAGGGGTATCTCACGCAGCTGCGCCACGGCGCCGACTTCGCCAGGCTGGCGTCCCAGAAGTCCGACGATCCCGGCAGCGCGAAGGCCGGCGGCTCGCTGGGGCTGGTGGCGCGCGGGACGATGATCAAGGCGTTCGAGGATGCGGCCTGGGGCCTCAAGCCGGGCCAGCTGTCGGATCCGGTGCAGACGCCCTGGGGGTACCACATCATCTGGCGGCCGACGCTCGCGCAGGTGCGGGACTCGTTCGCGACCGGCGTGAAGGGCACCCTGGTGCAGCGGTTCGACTCGATCTACGCCGACAGCGTCAACCGCGCGGCCGAGATCAAGATCAAGGGCTCCGCGCCGGCCGCGGCGCGCGCCGCCGCGCAGAACGTGCGGGCGTACCAGGGCAGCGGGCGCGTGCTCGCGACCTACCGCGGCGGGTCGCTGACGCTGGGCGAGTTCGTCCGCTGGCTGGAGGCGTTCCCGCCGCAGACCCGGGCGGCGGTCGCCCAGGCGGCGGACTCGTCCCTGAACCAGTTCCTGCAGACGGTGGTGCGCAACGAGATCCTGATCAACGCGGCCAAGGTCCGGGGCATCAACCTGACGGCGGCGGACCGGGACACGATCCGCACCTTCTACCACGCGGACCTCGACACGATGGAGGCGCGCCTCGGCGTGGCGCCGGAGTCGCTCGCCGCCGACACGGCCGCCCGGCGCAGCCGCACCGAGGCCGCCGCGCACCGCGCGGAGCGCTACTTCGCCGACCTCGTCTCCGCTCCCACCGCGCACCCGTTCTTCGAGCTGCCGGCGTTCCTGTCCGACGTGCTGCGCGCCCGCTCCTCGTGGGACGTCTCGCCGGCGGGCGTGGACCGCGCGCTGGAGAAGGCGACGGCGCTCCGCGGTCCGGTGACGCCGCGCGGCCAGGTGCCCGGCGTGCCGCCGATGACCCCGGCGCCGAGCGGGCCGCCGGTCGGGGTGCAGCCGGCCCCGGGGGCGCCGAGTCCCGCCAAGAAGGGAGCCCGGTAG
- a CDS encoding peptidylprolyl isomerase, with protein MTARLRAAWWALLLAPAPLAAQQAPQLVDRVVAVVGTEPILLSDVQERVLIQQSQNGLRLPPDSAGRTALRRQILQTMIDDEVLYQKARRDTSITVADAEVLSKAEDQARSIRGQYRSEGEFRAAIAASGFGTPEEWRRWLTEQQRRSQYEDAYLGKLRQDGKLKPASVTMSELRDAFRDWQAQGQQNKRPAMVFFKQIVVAPRPTAEARAAALARAESVLVQLRHGADFETLARRFSDDPGTREVGGDLGWFRRGTMVDAFEKVAFATPEGGIAGPVETPYGYHIIKVEHVQPGEIKARHILFIPAVDSANLAVARARADTVFALLKGGADFDSLAGLYADTTEQVRVDSVERAKLPPIYAAAFDSATIGQPIPPFAISTESANRTKYAVAILTAVEPERDFTFEDVRDQLRQRLTQQKAVQELLRSLRNQTYVSERL; from the coding sequence GTGACCGCGCGCCTGCGCGCCGCGTGGTGGGCGCTGCTGCTGGCGCCCGCGCCGCTCGCGGCGCAGCAGGCGCCGCAGCTCGTCGACCGCGTGGTTGCGGTCGTGGGGACCGAGCCGATCCTGCTTTCCGACGTCCAGGAGCGGGTGCTGATCCAGCAGTCGCAGAACGGCCTGCGGCTGCCGCCGGACTCCGCCGGCCGGACGGCGCTGCGGCGGCAGATCCTCCAGACGATGATCGACGACGAGGTCCTCTATCAGAAGGCGCGGCGCGACACCTCGATCACGGTGGCCGACGCCGAGGTGCTGAGCAAGGCCGAGGACCAGGCCCGCTCGATCCGCGGCCAGTACCGCAGCGAGGGCGAGTTCCGGGCCGCCATCGCGGCGTCGGGCTTCGGCACCCCGGAGGAGTGGCGCCGCTGGCTGACCGAGCAGCAGCGCCGCTCGCAGTACGAGGACGCCTACCTCGGCAAGCTCCGCCAGGACGGGAAGCTCAAGCCCGCCAGCGTGACGATGTCCGAGCTGCGCGACGCCTTCCGCGACTGGCAGGCGCAGGGGCAGCAGAACAAGCGGCCCGCGATGGTGTTCTTCAAGCAGATCGTGGTGGCCCCGCGCCCGACGGCCGAGGCCCGGGCGGCGGCGCTGGCACGCGCGGAGTCGGTCCTGGTCCAGCTCCGCCACGGGGCCGACTTCGAGACGCTCGCCCGCCGCTTCTCCGACGACCCGGGAACGCGGGAGGTGGGCGGCGACCTCGGCTGGTTCCGGCGGGGCACGATGGTGGACGCGTTCGAGAAAGTCGCGTTCGCCACGCCGGAGGGCGGGATCGCGGGCCCGGTGGAAACGCCCTACGGCTACCACATCATCAAGGTCGAGCACGTGCAGCCGGGCGAGATCAAGGCGCGGCACATCCTGTTCATTCCGGCCGTCGACTCGGCCAACCTGGCCGTGGCACGCGCGCGCGCCGACACCGTGTTCGCGCTGCTCAAGGGCGGCGCGGATTTCGACTCGCTCGCCGGCCTCTACGCCGACACCACGGAACAGGTGCGGGTGGACTCGGTCGAGCGCGCCAAGCTCCCGCCCATCTACGCCGCCGCGTTCGACTCGGCGACCATCGGCCAGCCCATCCCGCCGTTCGCCATCAGCACGGAGTCGGCGAACCGCACCAAGTACGCGGTCGCGATCCTGACCGCCGTGGAGCCCGAGCGGGACTTCACGTTCGAGGACGTGCGCGACCAGCTGCGGCAGCGACTCACCCAGCAGAAGGCCGTCCAGGAGCTGCTCCGCTCACTCCGGAACCAGACGTACGTGAGCGAGCGGCTGTGA